From one Citrobacter sp. Marseille-Q6884 genomic stretch:
- the der gene encoding ribosome biogenesis GTPase Der, which translates to MVPVVALVGRPNVGKSTLFNRLTRTRDALVADFPGLTRDRKYGRAEIEGREFICIDTGGIDGTEDGVETRMAEQSLLAIEEADVVLFMVDARAGLMPADEAIAKHLRARQKPTFLVANKTDGLDPDQAVVDFYSLGLGEIHPIAASHGRGVLSLLEHVLLPWMDDVAPREEVDEDAEYWAKLEAEENGEEEPEDDFNPQDLPIKLAIVGRPNVGKSTLTNRILGEDRVVVYDMPGTTRDSIYIPMERDEREYVLIDTAGVRKRGKITEAVEKFSVIKTLQAIEDANVVMLVIDAREGISDQDLSLLGFILNSGRSLVIVVNKWDGLTQEVKEQVKETLDFRLGFIDFARVHFISALHGSGVGNLFESVREAYDSSTRRVSTAMLTRIMTMAAEDHQPPLVRGRRVKLKYAHAGGYNPPIVVIHGNQVKDLPDSYKRYLMNYFRKSLEVMGTPIRIQFKEGENPYANKRNTLTPTQMRKRKRLIKHIKKSK; encoded by the coding sequence ATGGTACCTGTGGTCGCGCTTGTCGGGCGCCCTAACGTTGGCAAATCCACGTTATTTAACCGTCTAACTCGCACCCGAGATGCGCTGGTTGCGGATTTCCCGGGTCTGACTCGTGACCGTAAGTACGGTCGTGCGGAAATTGAAGGCCGTGAGTTTATCTGTATTGATACCGGCGGTATTGACGGCACCGAAGACGGTGTTGAAACCCGTATGGCGGAACAGTCGCTGTTGGCTATCGAAGAAGCTGACGTTGTCCTGTTCATGGTGGATGCGCGTGCAGGCCTGATGCCTGCGGATGAAGCTATTGCGAAGCATCTGCGTGCCCGACAGAAACCGACTTTCCTGGTGGCGAACAAAACGGACGGGCTTGATCCTGACCAGGCGGTTGTCGATTTTTATTCACTGGGTCTGGGAGAGATTCATCCGATTGCCGCTTCTCATGGTCGTGGCGTTCTCAGTCTGCTGGAGCACGTGCTGCTGCCGTGGATGGATGACGTAGCCCCGCGGGAAGAAGTGGATGAAGATGCGGAATACTGGGCGAAACTGGAAGCTGAAGAAAACGGCGAAGAAGAGCCTGAAGACGATTTCAATCCGCAAGACCTGCCCATTAAGCTGGCGATTGTCGGTCGTCCGAACGTAGGTAAGTCCACACTGACTAACCGCATTCTGGGTGAAGACCGCGTCGTGGTTTACGATATGCCGGGTACGACGCGTGACAGTATTTATATCCCGATGGAACGCGATGAGCGCGAATATGTGCTGATTGATACCGCAGGTGTGCGTAAACGCGGGAAAATTACCGAAGCGGTAGAAAAATTCTCGGTAATCAAAACGCTGCAAGCGATTGAAGACGCTAACGTCGTCATGCTGGTGATTGATGCGCGTGAAGGTATTTCCGATCAGGACTTGTCGCTACTGGGCTTTATCCTCAATAGTGGGCGCTCACTTGTTATCGTCGTCAACAAGTGGGATGGGCTGACCCAGGAAGTGAAAGAACAGGTTAAAGAGACGCTGGACTTCCGTTTGGGCTTTATTGATTTTGCGCGCGTTCACTTCATTTCTGCGCTGCATGGCAGCGGCGTGGGTAACCTGTTTGAATCCGTACGTGAAGCCTATGACAGCTCAACCCGTCGTGTCAGCACCGCGATGTTGACCCGCATCATGACCATGGCGGCAGAAGATCATCAGCCGCCGCTGGTGCGTGGCCGCCGCGTGAAGCTGAAATATGCCCATGCCGGTGGTTATAACCCGCCGATTGTGGTGATCCACGGTAACCAGGTAAAAGACCTGCCGGATTCTTACAAACGCTATCTGATGAACTACTTCCGTAAATCCCTGGAAGTCATGGGGACGCCGATCCGCATTCAGTTTAAAGAAGGGGAAAACCCGTATGCGAACAAACGCAATACACTGACCCCGACCCAGATGCGTAAACGTAAGCGTTTGATTAAGCACATCAAGAAAAGCAAATAA
- a CDS encoding peptide MFS transporter: MQSSVHQKESRTFLGHPYPLGSLFFTEMWERFSFYGIRPLLILFMAATVYDGGMGLARENASAIVGIFAGTMYLAALPGGWLADNWLGQQKAVWYGSILIALGHLSIALSAIMGDNLFFIGLMFIVLGSGLFKTCISVMVGTLYKKGDARRDGGFSLFYMGINMGSFIAPLISGWLIKTHGWHWGFGIGGIGMLVALIIFRIFAVPAMKRYDSEVGLDSTWNSPVVKRKGVGAWLLALAVGVAIVVTLIAQGVIVINPVAVASMLVYVIAASVALYFIYLFVFAGLNRKERARLLVCFILLISAAFFWSAFEQKPTSFNLFANDYTNRMIGDFEIPAVWFQSINALFIILLAPVFSWAWPKLASMNIRPSSITKFVIGILCAAAGFGLMMLAAQNVLSNGGAGVSPFWLVGSILMLTLGELCLSPIGLATMTLLAPDRMRGQMMGLWFCASALGNLAAGLIGGHVKADQLDMLPDLFARCSIALLICAAVLIILIVPVRRMLENVQTKPVTNAS; the protein is encoded by the coding sequence ATGCAATCCTCTGTTCATCAAAAAGAAAGCCGAACGTTCCTCGGCCACCCGTATCCACTCGGCTCACTGTTCTTCACGGAAATGTGGGAACGCTTTTCGTTTTATGGCATTCGTCCATTACTTATCCTGTTTATGGCGGCTACCGTTTATGACGGCGGCATGGGGCTGGCACGTGAAAATGCCTCGGCGATTGTCGGTATTTTTGCCGGTACCATGTATCTTGCTGCGCTGCCTGGCGGATGGCTGGCGGATAACTGGCTCGGGCAGCAGAAAGCGGTCTGGTATGGCTCCATACTGATTGCGCTTGGTCACTTGTCTATCGCGCTTTCCGCGATAATGGGCGACAACCTGTTCTTTATCGGCCTGATGTTTATCGTACTGGGTTCTGGGTTGTTCAAGACCTGTATCTCGGTCATGGTCGGTACACTGTATAAAAAGGGTGATGCGCGACGCGACGGCGGTTTCTCGCTGTTTTATATGGGCATCAACATGGGCTCCTTCATTGCGCCGCTGATCTCGGGCTGGCTGATTAAAACGCATGGCTGGCACTGGGGCTTTGGTATCGGTGGTATCGGAATGTTGGTGGCGCTGATCATCTTCCGTATCTTTGCGGTTCCGGCGATGAAACGCTACGATAGTGAAGTGGGGCTGGACTCCACCTGGAACAGTCCGGTGGTGAAGAGAAAGGGCGTGGGTGCATGGCTGCTGGCGCTGGCCGTCGGTGTGGCAATTGTGGTTACTCTGATTGCGCAGGGCGTCATTGTGATCAACCCGGTTGCTGTTGCCAGTATGCTGGTATACGTGATTGCGGCCTCCGTTGCTCTCTACTTCATCTACTTGTTCGTGTTTGCGGGGTTAAACCGTAAAGAACGCGCCAGGCTGCTGGTTTGCTTTATTCTGTTGATTTCCGCCGCGTTCTTTTGGTCTGCATTCGAGCAAAAGCCAACGTCGTTCAACCTGTTTGCCAATGACTACACTAACCGTATGATCGGTGATTTTGAAATCCCGGCCGTGTGGTTCCAGTCAATCAACGCGCTGTTTATCATCCTGCTGGCACCGGTGTTCAGTTGGGCGTGGCCGAAGCTTGCGAGCATGAACATTCGCCCGAGCAGTATCACCAAGTTCGTTATCGGCATTCTCTGTGCGGCAGCGGGCTTTGGCCTGATGATGCTGGCGGCTCAAAACGTGCTGAGTAATGGCGGTGCAGGCGTTTCTCCTTTCTGGCTGGTGGGCAGTATCCTGATGCTGACGCTGGGTGAACTGTGCCTGAGCCCGATTGGTCTGGCGACAATGACGCTGCTGGCGCCTGACAGAATGCGCGGTCAGATGATGGGGCTGTGGTTCTGCGCCAGTGCGCTGGGTAATCTGGCGGCGGGTCTGATTGGCGGTCACGTGAAGGCCGATCAGCTTGATATGCTGCCCGATCTCTTTGCGCGTTGTTCCATTGCGCTGCTCATCTGCGCTGCGGTACTGATCATTCTCATTGTTCCGGTACGCCGCATGCTGGAAAATGTGCAGACTAAACCGGTTACTAACGCCTCATAA
- a CDS encoding bifunctional tRNA (adenosine(37)-C2)-methyltransferase TrmG/ribosomal RNA large subunit methyltransferase RlmN yields the protein MSELVNTSEVVIAAVPNKNGKINLLDLNRQQMREFFKEMGEKPFRADQVMKWMYHYCSDNFDDMTDINKVLRNKLKEVAEIRAPEVVEEQRSSDGTIKWAIAVGDQRVETVYIPEDDRATLCVSSQVGCALECKFCSTAQQGFNRNLRVSEIIGQVWRAAKIVGAVKATGVRPITNVVMMGMGEPLLNLTNVVPAMEIMLDDFGFGLSKRRVTLSTSGVVPALDKLGDMIDVALAISLHAPNDEIRDEIVPINKKYNIETFLGAVRRYLEKSNANQGRVTIEYVMLDHINDGTEHAHQLAELLKDTPCKINLIPWNPFPGAPYGRSSNSRIDRFSKVLMSYGFTTIVRKTRGDDIDAACGQLAGDVIDRTKRTLRKRMQGDAIDIKTV from the coding sequence ATGTCTGAATTAGTTAACACCTCTGAAGTCGTCATTGCTGCGGTTCCAAATAAAAATGGAAAAATTAACCTGCTGGATCTGAACCGTCAGCAGATGCGCGAATTCTTCAAAGAGATGGGCGAAAAACCGTTTCGTGCCGATCAGGTCATGAAGTGGATGTATCACTATTGCAGCGACAATTTTGATGACATGACTGACATCAATAAAGTGCTGCGCAACAAGCTGAAGGAAGTCGCTGAAATTCGCGCACCGGAAGTGGTTGAAGAACAGCGTTCATCGGATGGCACCATCAAATGGGCTATCGCGGTAGGCGATCAGCGCGTAGAAACGGTTTATATCCCGGAAGATGACCGCGCGACGCTGTGTGTTTCTTCACAGGTCGGTTGTGCGCTGGAGTGTAAATTCTGTTCTACGGCTCAGCAGGGTTTTAACCGTAACCTGCGGGTATCGGAAATTATTGGCCAGGTCTGGCGTGCGGCGAAGATCGTCGGTGCGGTAAAAGCAACGGGCGTGCGTCCTATCACCAACGTGGTGATGATGGGCATGGGCGAGCCGTTGCTCAACCTGACTAACGTGGTCCCGGCAATGGAAATCATGCTTGATGACTTCGGTTTTGGTCTTTCCAAACGCCGCGTGACGCTGTCCACCTCAGGCGTTGTCCCTGCGCTGGATAAACTGGGCGATATGATTGACGTTGCGCTGGCGATCTCTTTGCATGCGCCGAACGATGAAATCCGTGACGAGATTGTGCCGATTAACAAAAAGTACAATATCGAAACCTTCCTGGGGGCTGTTCGTCGTTATCTGGAGAAATCCAATGCGAACCAGGGACGCGTGACGATCGAGTATGTCATGTTGGATCACATCAACGACGGTACCGAGCATGCGCATCAGTTGGCTGAGCTGCTGAAAGATACGCCGTGCAAGATTAACCTGATCCCATGGAACCCGTTCCCTGGCGCGCCGTATGGCCGTAGCTCCAATAGCCGTATCGATCGTTTCTCCAAAGTGTTGATGAGCTATGGTTTCACGACCATTGTGCGCAAAACCCGTGGGGATGACATTGATGCTGCTTGCGGCCAACTGGCTGGCGACGTCATTGACCGTACCAAGCGTACTCTGCGTAAGCGCATGCAGGGTGACGCAATCGACATCAAGACCGTTTGA
- the hisS gene encoding histidine--tRNA ligase, translated as MAKNIQAIRGMNDYLPGETAIWQRIEGTLKNVLGSYGYSEIRLPIVEQTPLFKRAIGEVTDVVEKEMYTFEDRNGDSLTLRPEGTAGCVRAGIEHGLLYNQEQRLWYIGPMFRHERPQKGRYRQFHQLGVEVFGLQGPDIDAELIMLTARWWRALGISEHVSLELNSIGSLEARANYRDALVAFLEQHKEKLDEDCKRRMYSNPLRVLDSKNPEVQALLNDAPALGDYLDDDSREHFAGLCKLLESAGIAYTVNQRLVRGLDYYNRTVFEWVTSSLGSQGTVCAGGRYDGLVEQLGGRATPAVGFAMGLERLVLLVQAVNPEFKADSVVDIYLVASGSDTQSAAMTLAERLRDEVPGVKLMTNHGGGNFKKQFARADKWGACVALVLGESEVADGTVVVKDLRSGEQTAVAQDSVATHLRTLLG; from the coding sequence GTGGCAAAAAACATTCAAGCCATTCGCGGCATGAACGATTATCTGCCTGGCGAAACCGCCATCTGGCAGCGCATTGAAGGCACTCTCAAAAACGTGCTCGGCAGCTACGGTTACAGTGAAATCCGCTTGCCGATTGTAGAGCAGACCCCGTTATTCAAACGCGCGATCGGTGAAGTGACCGACGTGGTTGAAAAAGAGATGTACACCTTTGAGGACCGTAATGGCGATAGCCTGACGCTGCGTCCAGAAGGGACGGCGGGCTGCGTACGCGCCGGCATCGAACATGGTCTCCTGTACAATCAGGAACAGCGTCTGTGGTACATCGGACCGATGTTCCGCCATGAACGTCCACAAAAAGGACGCTATCGCCAATTCCATCAGCTGGGTGTCGAAGTGTTTGGTCTGCAGGGGCCGGATATCGATGCGGAGTTGATTATGCTGACCGCCCGTTGGTGGCGTGCGCTGGGTATTTCTGAACATGTAAGCCTTGAGCTGAACTCTATCGGTTCACTTGAAGCCCGCGCCAATTACCGCGATGCGCTGGTGGCGTTCCTGGAACAGCATAAAGAGAAGCTGGACGAAGACTGTAAGCGCCGCATGTACAGCAACCCATTGCGTGTGCTGGATTCTAAAAACCCGGAAGTGCAGGCTCTGCTGAATGATGCACCGGCACTGGGTGACTACCTTGACGATGATTCTCGCGAACATTTCGCGGGCCTGTGCAAACTGCTGGAATCTGCAGGTATTGCCTATACCGTGAATCAGCGTCTGGTTCGTGGTCTTGACTACTACAACCGCACCGTATTTGAATGGGTCACCAGCAGCCTCGGCTCGCAGGGAACTGTTTGTGCGGGTGGTCGTTATGATGGCCTGGTTGAGCAACTTGGCGGTCGAGCGACACCGGCGGTGGGCTTCGCGATGGGTCTCGAACGACTTGTTTTGTTAGTTCAGGCTGTTAATCCGGAATTTAAAGCCGATTCCGTTGTCGATATATACCTGGTTGCTTCAGGCTCGGATACACAGTCTGCGGCCATGACGTTGGCTGAACGTCTGCGCGATGAAGTGCCGGGTGTGAAACTGATGACAAACCACGGTGGCGGCAACTTTAAAAAGCAGTTTGCTCGCGCCGATAAGTGGGGCGCCTGCGTTGCACTGGTACTGGGCGAGTCCGAAGTGGCTGACGGTACTGTTGTAGTGAAGGATTTGCGCTCTGGTGAGCAAACGGCAGTAGCGCAGGATAGCGTTGCCACGCATTTGCGCACTCTACTGGGCTAA
- the bamB gene encoding outer membrane protein assembly factor BamB produces MQLRKLLLPGLLSVTLLSGCSLFSGEEDVVKMSPLPVVENQFTPSTAWSTSVGNGIGDFYSNLHPALADNVVYAASREGVVKALNADDGKEVWSVNLGEKDGWFSRASAQLSGGVTVSGGHVYIGSEKAQVYALNTSDGTAAWQTKVAGEALSRPVVSDGVVLIHTSNGQLQALNEADGAIKWTVNLDMPSLSLRGESAPATAYGAAIVGGDNGRVSAVLMQQGQMIWQQRISQATGPTEIDRLSDVDTTPVVVNGVVYALAYNGNLTALDLRSGQIMWKRELGSVNDFIVDGNRIYLVDQNDRVLALTTDGGVTLWTQSDLLHRLLTSPVLYNGNLVVGDGEGYLHWINIEDGRFVAQQKVDSSGFLTEPVSADGKLLIQAKDGTLYSITR; encoded by the coding sequence ATGCAATTGCGTAAATTACTTCTGCCAGGGCTGCTTTCCGTTACCCTATTGAGCGGCTGTTCACTGTTTAGTGGCGAAGAAGATGTCGTTAAGATGTCCCCATTACCGGTGGTTGAAAATCAGTTTACTCCGTCCACTGCCTGGAGCACTTCTGTCGGCAATGGTATTGGTGATTTCTATTCCAATCTTCATCCTGCTCTGGCGGATAACGTGGTCTACGCCGCTTCCCGCGAGGGTGTGGTAAAAGCGTTGAACGCGGACGATGGCAAGGAAGTCTGGTCGGTTAATCTTGGTGAGAAAGACGGTTGGTTCTCCCGTGCTTCCGCGCAGCTCTCTGGCGGCGTGACGGTGTCCGGCGGCCATGTTTACATTGGCAGCGAAAAAGCACAGGTTTATGCGCTGAATACCAGTGACGGTACCGCCGCATGGCAGACTAAAGTTGCGGGTGAAGCCCTGTCTCGCCCCGTTGTGAGTGATGGCGTGGTGCTGATCCACACCAGCAACGGTCAATTGCAGGCATTAAACGAAGCTGATGGCGCCATCAAATGGACCGTTAACCTCGATATGCCGTCACTCTCGTTACGTGGTGAATCCGCACCGGCGACCGCTTATGGCGCAGCCATTGTCGGCGGTGATAACGGTCGCGTGAGCGCGGTGCTGATGCAACAGGGCCAGATGATTTGGCAGCAACGTATTTCCCAGGCGACAGGTCCAACTGAAATCGATCGTTTGAGTGATGTGGATACCACGCCGGTTGTCGTCAATGGCGTTGTTTACGCCCTGGCTTATAATGGTAACCTGACGGCGCTGGATCTGCGTAGCGGTCAGATTATGTGGAAACGTGAGCTGGGCTCGGTGAATGATTTCATCGTCGATGGCAATCGTATCTATCTGGTTGATCAGAATGACCGTGTGCTGGCATTGACCACCGATGGCGGCGTGACGCTGTGGACGCAAAGCGATCTGCTGCACCGCCTGCTGACGTCTCCAGTGTTGTACAATGGCAACTTAGTCGTGGGTGATGGCGAAGGCTATCTGCACTGGATTAACATTGAAGATGGTCGCTTTGTCGCTCAGCAGAAAGTTGACAGCTCAGGTTTCCTGACCGAGCCGGTCTCTGCTGATGGCAAACTGCTGATCCAGGCGAAAGACGGTACGCTGTATTCTATTACGCGTTAA
- a CDS encoding YfgM family protein, which produces MEIYENENDQIDAVKRFFAENGKALAVGVILGVGALVGWRYWTNHQTESARSASLAYQNTVTAVSAGKADSIPAAEKFAAENKNTYGALASMELAQQFVDKNELEKAATQLQQGLAATSDENLKAVINLRLARVQVQLKQADTALKTLDTVKGEGWAAIVADLRGEALLSKGDKQGARSAWEAGVKSDASPALSEMMQMKINNLSI; this is translated from the coding sequence GTGGAAATTTACGAGAACGAAAACGACCAGATTGACGCGGTTAAACGCTTCTTTGCTGAAAACGGCAAAGCGTTGGCTGTTGGGGTCATTTTAGGGGTTGGCGCGCTGGTCGGCTGGCGCTACTGGACTAACCATCAAACGGAGTCCGCACGCTCTGCTTCTCTGGCATATCAAAATACGGTCACTGCGGTAAGCGCGGGTAAAGCCGATAGCATTCCTGCTGCAGAGAAGTTTGCAGCGGAGAATAAAAATACGTATGGCGCGTTAGCGTCGATGGAACTGGCGCAGCAGTTTGTTGATAAAAACGAACTTGAAAAAGCCGCTACCCAGTTGCAACAAGGACTGGCAGCCACCAGCGATGAGAATCTCAAAGCGGTGATTAATCTGCGTCTCGCCCGTGTTCAGGTTCAGCTTAAACAGGCTGATACCGCACTGAAAACTCTCGATACCGTTAAAGGCGAAGGGTGGGCAGCCATTGTCGCCGACCTTCGTGGTGAAGCGTTACTGAGCAAGGGTGATAAACAAGGTGCGCGTAGCGCATGGGAAGCGGGCGTGAAAAGCGATGCCTCTCCTGCTCTGAGCGAAATGATGCAGATGAAAATCAATAATTTGTCCATCTGA
- the ispG gene encoding flavodoxin-dependent (E)-4-hydroxy-3-methylbut-2-enyl-diphosphate synthase — MHNQAPIQRRKSTRIYVGNVPIGDGAPIAVQSMTNTRTTDVAATVNQIKALERVGADIVRVSVPTMDAAEAFKLIKQQVSVPLVADIHFDYRIALKVAEYGVDCLRINPGNIGNEERIRMVVDCARDKNIPIRIGVNAGSLEKDLQEKYGEPTPQALLESAMRHVDHLDRLNFDQFKVSVKASDVFLAVESYRLLAKQIDQPLHLGITEAGGARSGAVKSAIGLGLLLSEGIGDTLRVSLAADPVEEIKVGFDILKSLRIRARGINFIACPTCSRQEFDVIGTVNALEQRLEDIITPMDVSIIGCVVNGPGEALVSTLGVTGGNKKSGLYEDGVRKDRLDNDDMITQLEARIRAKASILDEARRIDVQQVEK; from the coding sequence ATGCATAACCAGGCTCCAATTCAACGTAGAAAATCGACACGCATTTACGTTGGGAACGTGCCGATCGGTGATGGTGCGCCCATTGCCGTACAATCTATGACCAATACACGCACCACCGATGTGGCGGCGACGGTCAATCAAATCAAAGCGCTGGAACGCGTAGGCGCGGATATTGTGCGTGTCTCCGTACCGACAATGGATGCGGCAGAAGCGTTCAAGCTTATCAAACAGCAGGTCTCAGTCCCGCTGGTTGCTGATATTCACTTCGACTACCGTATTGCGCTGAAAGTGGCGGAATACGGCGTTGATTGCCTGCGTATCAACCCAGGCAATATCGGTAATGAAGAGCGTATCCGCATGGTAGTCGATTGCGCGCGCGATAAAAATATTCCTATCCGTATCGGCGTAAATGCCGGATCGCTGGAAAAAGATCTGCAGGAAAAATACGGCGAACCGACGCCGCAGGCGCTGCTGGAATCGGCCATGCGTCATGTGGATCATCTCGATCGCCTGAACTTTGATCAATTCAAAGTCAGCGTCAAAGCGTCTGATGTTTTCCTCGCCGTTGAATCCTATCGCCTGCTGGCGAAGCAAATCGATCAACCGCTGCACCTGGGGATCACCGAAGCCGGTGGCGCGCGGAGTGGGGCGGTGAAATCCGCGATCGGCCTTGGCTTGCTGCTGTCTGAAGGTATTGGCGATACGTTGCGTGTCTCCCTGGCGGCCGATCCGGTGGAAGAGATCAAAGTCGGTTTCGATATTCTGAAATCACTGCGTATCCGCGCACGTGGGATCAACTTTATCGCTTGTCCAACCTGTTCCCGTCAGGAGTTTGATGTTATCGGCACGGTGAACGCGCTGGAACAACGTCTGGAAGATATCATTACGCCAATGGACGTTTCGATCATTGGTTGTGTGGTTAACGGTCCAGGTGAAGCGTTAGTGTCAACGCTGGGCGTGACGGGCGGCAACAAGAAAAGTGGTTTGTATGAAGACGGCGTGCGTAAAGACAGACTCGATAACGACGATATGATTACGCAGCTTGAAGCCCGCATTCGTGCCAAAGCCAGCATCCTGGATGAAGCGCGTCGAATCGACGTGCAGCAGGTTGAAAAATAA
- the ndk gene encoding nucleoside-diphosphate kinase encodes MAIERTFSIIKPNAVAKNVIGSIFARFEAAGFKIVGTKMLHLTVEQARGFYAEHDGKPFFDGLVEFMTSGPIVVSVLESENAVQRHRDLLGATNPANALAGTLRADYADSFTENGTHGSDSVESAAREIAYFFGEGEVCPRTR; translated from the coding sequence ATGGCTATTGAACGTACTTTTTCCATCATCAAACCAAACGCGGTGGCAAAAAACGTTATTGGAAGCATCTTTGCGCGCTTTGAAGCAGCAGGGTTCAAAATTGTCGGTACTAAAATGCTGCACCTGACCGTTGAACAGGCGCGTGGCTTCTACGCCGAACACGATGGTAAGCCGTTCTTTGACGGTCTGGTTGAATTCATGACCTCCGGCCCGATCGTGGTTTCCGTGCTGGAAAGCGAAAATGCCGTTCAGCGTCATCGCGATCTGCTGGGCGCAACCAATCCGGCGAATGCGCTGGCGGGTACGCTGCGCGCAGACTACGCTGACAGCTTCACCGAAAACGGTACCCACGGTTCTGACTCCGTTGAGTCTGCAGCGCGTGAAATCGCCTACTTCTTCGGTGAAGGCGAGGTTTGCCCGCGCACGCGTTAA
- the rodZ gene encoding cytoskeleton protein RodZ: protein MNTEATHDKNEALTTGVRLRNAREQLGFSQQAVAERLCLKVSTVRDIEEDKAPADLASTFLRGYIRSYARLVHIPEEELLPGLEKQAPIRPAKVAPMQSFSLGKRRKKRDGWLMTFTWLVLFVVVGLTGAWWWQNHKAQQEEITTMADQSTAELNAGKDNAQSVAPDTSATASLDNTPAPQAGAMADATQTPDATTTPAPTAEAQQNAVVAPSQANVDTATTAPATTPAPAAPLPTDQAGVTTPATDPNALVMNFTADCWLEVTDATGKKLFSGMQRKDGNLNLTGQAPYKLKIGAPAAVQIQYQGKPVDLSRFIRTNQVARLTVNAEQSPAQ, encoded by the coding sequence ATGAATACTGAAGCCACGCACGACAAAAATGAAGCACTTACCACTGGCGTTCGTCTGCGCAATGCCCGTGAACAACTCGGATTCAGCCAGCAGGCGGTCGCGGAGCGACTGTGCCTGAAGGTTTCCACGGTACGTGATATTGAAGAAGATAAGGCGCCAGCCGATCTCGCTTCAACATTCCTGCGCGGGTATATCCGTTCTTATGCGCGTCTGGTGCATATTCCTGAAGAAGAACTGTTACCAGGGCTGGAAAAACAGGCTCCGATTCGCCCTGCCAAAGTTGCGCCTATGCAGAGTTTCTCGCTGGGTAAACGTCGTAAAAAACGCGACGGTTGGTTAATGACCTTTACCTGGCTGGTGCTGTTTGTTGTTGTCGGCCTGACAGGCGCATGGTGGTGGCAGAACCATAAGGCGCAGCAGGAAGAGATCACCACGATGGCCGATCAGTCCACCGCTGAACTGAACGCCGGTAAAGATAATGCGCAGAGCGTAGCGCCGGATACCAGCGCTACGGCAAGCCTGGATAACACCCCGGCACCGCAAGCGGGTGCGATGGCTGACGCCACGCAAACGCCAGATGCCACAACGACGCCGGCCCCTACCGCAGAGGCTCAACAGAATGCGGTTGTGGCACCTTCTCAGGCAAATGTTGATACAGCGACCACAGCACCCGCAACGACGCCAGCGCCAGCGGCACCGTTGCCGACTGACCAGGCCGGTGTGACAACGCCAGCCACTGATCCTAACGCGCTGGTAATGAATTTTACCGCTGACTGCTGGTTGGAAGTGACGGATGCGACCGGTAAAAAACTGTTTAGCGGCATGCAACGTAAAGATGGCAATTTAAATCTTACCGGCCAGGCACCGTACAAACTGAAAATTGGTGCTCCGGCGGCAGTGCAGATTCAGTACCAGGGTAAACCTGTCGATCTGAGTCGTTTTATCAGAACTAACCAGGTTGCGCGTCTGACCGTAAATGCCGAACAATCACCGGCTCAGTAA